A genomic window from Chlorobium phaeobacteroides DSM 266 includes:
- a CDS encoding response regulator → MQKLKSLSKRIIEHAEPNLGIIGIFTTLGYPVYYIIWTFLFPQPYENLMLRIFCAFISIPCILYRHIPVSLKKFFPFYFYLTFFIDVPYFFSFMLLKNECSTVWTMSLLTGIFMLILILSNWMVVSIMTILGFITAYATVMFLDGEVSFAFFQLEYIPVFLFSFIGSIIANHNRQLAHQTKISLLKSLSGSIAHEMRNPLNAITNAIGSVHATLPKKADINTESKSYSVSHSCLMNIHQVIEESSNTLNRANKIIDSILASMRGDEVSTGMFIRISVVDAIEAAVNSFPFNDAEEKKLIGINNIQNFNFLGDCDLFHYVLFNLLKNSLYYRNKKNFCITITTDSTLAENTIKFRDTGPGIPANKRELVFDSFYTSDKKGGNGLGLSFCRRVINAFGGTIVCNSKEGEWTEFIITLPKYDSKKVREIKNNILQEKRVLVTEDQPANRLLLSKFLSEINCQYEMAENGMRAIELLSEKRYDLIFMDFEMQILNGDATVKHIRSADGMDPSLAIHYLDVPVVGLTSLPRKEALERARECGMNEVLIKPLKRTDFRKIIEKYFFSGVKSIRHVKEELISGKRILLVDDNETSLKFMSIMLDHLGCNVDHALHGKEAIDLLEKEDFDLVLMDLEMPVMDGIEATMAIRAGTHFHRFHSFRTIPIIALTGNDDEQNKQNIKNAGMNYHLCKPVFTDELISAITLVLNNNSEENETIPANNKKERPVTNSATFWNTLYNENILDAATINSLIEIGGDELLESLFGNFSTDTDQLIGKLEKSVTTKDLKQYDFIIHTIKGSSGCIGAHKMFVLCRYINEYSRKGEWPDNSTWMEILKTVYAETKHELQILINPETTPSS, encoded by the coding sequence ATGCAGAAACTGAAGTCTTTATCCAAAAGAATTATTGAACATGCTGAGCCGAACCTTGGCATTATAGGGATCTTCACCACTCTCGGGTATCCCGTTTATTACATTATCTGGACGTTCCTTTTTCCTCAGCCATATGAGAATCTGATGCTGCGAATCTTCTGCGCATTCATAAGCATTCCCTGTATACTGTATCGTCACATTCCTGTTTCTCTGAAAAAGTTTTTTCCTTTCTATTTCTATCTCACATTTTTTATTGATGTTCCCTACTTTTTCAGCTTTATGCTGCTGAAAAATGAGTGTTCAACCGTATGGACAATGTCCCTCTTGACAGGGATATTCATGCTGATTCTGATTCTGTCGAACTGGATGGTTGTCAGTATTATGACCATTCTGGGTTTCATAACCGCTTATGCAACGGTTATGTTTCTTGACGGCGAGGTATCGTTTGCCTTTTTTCAGCTTGAGTATATTCCTGTTTTCCTGTTTTCGTTCATTGGAAGCATTATTGCAAACCATAACCGGCAACTGGCCCACCAGACAAAAATCTCGCTCCTGAAAAGCCTTAGCGGCAGTATTGCTCATGAAATGAGAAACCCTCTGAACGCAATTACTAACGCGATAGGTTCGGTTCACGCTACGCTGCCAAAAAAAGCTGACATCAATACAGAGTCGAAAAGCTATTCTGTCAGCCATTCCTGCCTGATGAACATTCATCAGGTTATCGAGGAGAGTTCAAATACGCTGAACAGAGCCAATAAAATCATCGACTCGATACTTGCAAGCATGCGCGGCGATGAAGTATCAACAGGAATGTTTATCCGTATCAGCGTTGTCGACGCGATTGAGGCGGCTGTCAACAGTTTCCCCTTTAATGACGCTGAGGAAAAAAAGTTGATCGGCATCAACAACATCCAGAATTTCAATTTTCTGGGTGATTGCGATCTGTTTCATTATGTCCTTTTCAACCTCCTGAAAAACTCGCTTTACTACAGAAACAAAAAGAACTTCTGCATTACCATAACCACCGATTCAACGCTTGCTGAAAACACCATCAAGTTCAGGGATACAGGCCCAGGCATACCGGCAAATAAAAGAGAACTGGTATTCGACAGCTTCTATACCTCCGATAAAAAAGGTGGAAACGGTTTGGGATTATCATTCTGCAGAAGGGTTATCAATGCTTTTGGAGGCACAATCGTCTGTAATTCGAAGGAAGGCGAATGGACAGAGTTCATTATCACTCTGCCAAAATATGACTCCAAAAAGGTCAGGGAGATTAAAAACAACATTCTGCAGGAAAAAAGAGTTCTTGTCACCGAAGACCAACCCGCCAACCGCCTTCTTTTGTCAAAATTCCTCTCGGAGATAAACTGCCAGTACGAGATGGCTGAAAACGGCATGCGCGCTATAGAACTGCTTTCGGAAAAACGGTATGACCTTATTTTCATGGATTTCGAAATGCAAATCCTCAATGGCGATGCAACCGTAAAACATATCAGATCGGCAGATGGTATGGATCCTTCACTTGCCATCCACTATCTCGATGTCCCTGTAGTCGGCCTGACATCCCTGCCCAGAAAAGAAGCTTTGGAAAGGGCCAGAGAGTGCGGGATGAATGAAGTCCTTATAAAACCACTCAAAAGAACTGATTTCAGAAAAATCATTGAAAAGTATTTTTTTTCAGGAGTTAAATCAATCCGGCATGTCAAGGAAGAGCTCATTTCCGGAAAACGTATTCTTCTGGTGGACGATAACGAGACAAGCTTGAAATTCATGAGCATAATGCTTGACCACCTCGGCTGCAATGTTGATCACGCATTACATGGAAAAGAGGCAATCGATCTTCTTGAAAAAGAAGATTTCGATCTGGTGCTGATGGATTTGGAAATGCCGGTCATGGACGGTATCGAAGCGACCATGGCCATTCGGGCAGGAACACATTTCCATCGCTTCCATTCCTTCAGGACCATACCCATTATTGCCCTTACCGGAAATGACGATGAGCAAAACAAACAGAACATAAAGAACGCAGGCATGAACTATCATCTCTGCAAACCTGTTTTCACGGATGAACTTATTTCTGCCATAACGCTTGTACTGAACAACAATTCTGAAGAAAACGAGACGATTCCTGCCAACAACAAAAAAGAGCGACCCGTTACAAACAGCGCCACATTCTGGAATACCCTCTACAATGAAAATATTCTTGACGCCGCAACCATCAACAGCCTTATAGAGATCGGAGGCGACGAACTGCTTGAAAGTCTTTTCGGGAATTTTTCAACTGATACAGACCAACTGATCGGCAAACTGGAGAAAAGCGTTACAACAAAGGATTTGAAACAGTATGATTTCATCATACACACCATCAAGGGATCTTCGGGATGTATCGGAGCCCATAAAATGTTTGTGCTTTGCAGATATATCAATGAATATTCCCGCAAAGGAGAGTGGCCTGACAACAGTACATGGATGGAAATACTGAAAACAGTTTATGCTGAAACAAAACATGAACTGCAAATCCTTATCAATCCCGAAACAACGCCGTCATCCTGA
- a CDS encoding IS3 family transposase (programmed frameshift): protein MSEKQRKSFTAQFKAKVALEAIRGEKTLNEIGREFGIHPNLVGQWKREVQEHADGLFEAKRGPKPVDPLADPEKLYAEIGRLKVELSWLKKKGRSVPMKARKSWISDKGPLSVSTQCELAGVTRSGYYGQSKSLMPNTEDLELMKLIDEEYTRHPFYGSRRMKRVLLAQGRKVNRKRVQRLMRNLGLAGIAPGPNTSKPHPQHKIYPYLLRGLVITRPNHVWSTDVTYCRLPGGFMYLTAVIDWYSRKVLAWRLSNSLDSSFCVDCLEEAIRKYGMPEIFNTDQGTQYTSEAFTGVLKSHDIRISMDGRGRALDNIFVERLWRNVKQEDLYLKGYETAVEMMRGLTEYFRFYNIERPHQSLGYKTPDEVYESATGGGARIVDKFFQKSVSEGSSEATGPQQEAA, encoded by the exons ATGAGCGAAAAGCAACGCAAAAGTTTTACGGCACAATTCAAGGCCAAAGTGGCGCTTGAGGCAATCAGGGGCGAAAAAACCCTAAACGAAATCGGTCGGGAATTTGGTATCCACCCGAATCTGGTTGGGCAATGGAAGCGTGAGGTTCAAGAGCATGCGGACGGTCTCTTTGAGGCCAAGCGCGGCCCGAAGCCGGTCGATCCACTTGCAGATCCGGAAAAGCTTTATGCTGAAATAGGTCGGCTCAAAGTTGAGTTGAGTTGGCTCAAAAAAAAAG GTCGATCCGTACCTATGAAAGCGCGTAAAAGCTGGATCAGCGACAAGGGACCGTTGTCGGTATCGACCCAATGTGAACTTGCCGGAGTAACCCGGTCAGGGTACTACGGGCAAAGCAAAAGCCTCATGCCAAATACTGAAGATCTGGAACTGATGAAACTTATCGACGAGGAGTACACCCGACATCCGTTTTATGGAAGCCGGCGGATGAAGCGGGTACTGCTCGCCCAAGGGCGCAAGGTCAACCGGAAACGAGTACAGCGTCTGATGCGTAACCTGGGGCTTGCTGGTATCGCTCCAGGGCCCAATACCAGCAAGCCGCATCCGCAGCACAAGATCTATCCATACCTGTTGCGAGGTCTTGTCATTACCAGACCGAATCATGTCTGGTCGACCGATGTGACCTATTGCCGGTTACCCGGCGGCTTCATGTATCTGACGGCCGTCATCGACTGGTATTCCCGCAAGGTGCTGGCATGGAGGCTTTCGAATTCCCTGGATAGCAGCTTCTGTGTTGATTGTCTGGAAGAAGCTATCCGCAAGTACGGAATGCCGGAAATCTTCAACACCGATCAGGGTACTCAGTACACCAGCGAAGCGTTTACCGGCGTACTCAAGAGCCATGACATCCGCATCAGTATGGATGGTCGGGGTCGGGCGCTGGACAATATCTTCGTCGAACGGCTATGGCGGAACGTCAAGCAAGAAGACCTGTATCTGAAAGGCTATGAGACAGCGGTCGAAATGATGCGGGGATTAACGGAATATTTCCGTTTTTACAATATCGAGCGGCCTCATCAGTCGCTGGGGTACAAAACCCCGGACGAGGTATACGAAAGCGCAACAGGTGGCGGTGCTCGTATCGTTGACAAGTTCTTTCAAAAGAGTGTCTCCGAAGGGTCGTCGGAGGCTACAGGGCCGCAACAGGAAGCGGCATAA
- a CDS encoding flavodoxin family protein has translation MKVIAINGSPHTEGNTWHALKIVGTELERNGIDFEILHIGNQAVRGCMACGACFKNRDEKCIIHTDSLNEWIQQIKAADGFILGSPVYYAGIAGTMKCFLDRAFYVAGSNGGLFRQKVGAAVVAVRRTGGSSTFDSLNHYLNYSETILATSNYWNISHGRVPGEVLQDAEGVQIMEVLGRNMAWLLHMREQTKDTLTRPEPVRKIMTNFIR, from the coding sequence ATGAAGGTTATCGCAATCAACGGAAGTCCTCATACAGAGGGGAACACCTGGCATGCGCTGAAAATAGTCGGCACGGAGTTAGAACGTAATGGTATCGATTTTGAAATTCTGCATATCGGCAATCAGGCAGTCAGGGGGTGTATGGCTTGCGGAGCATGTTTCAAAAACAGGGATGAAAAATGCATCATTCATACAGACAGTCTCAATGAATGGATTCAGCAGATAAAGGCAGCGGATGGCTTTATTCTCGGATCTCCTGTTTATTATGCGGGTATTGCAGGAACCATGAAATGTTTCCTCGACAGGGCGTTCTATGTCGCAGGAAGTAATGGCGGGTTGTTCCGTCAGAAAGTAGGGGCGGCGGTTGTGGCTGTTCGTCGAACGGGGGGATCTTCGACATTCGACAGTCTGAATCATTACCTGAACTACTCGGAAACGATTCTTGCGACCTCCAATTACTGGAACATCAGTCACGGAAGAGTGCCTGGCGAGGTGCTTCAGGATGCCGAAGGGGTGCAGATTATGGAGGTACTTGGACGAAATATGGCCTGGCTGCTTCATATGCGCGAGCAGACCAAAGATACACTGACAAGACCGGAACCCGTTCGCAAGATTATGACCAACTTTATCCGTTAG
- the cqsA gene encoding alpha-hydroxyketone-type quorum-sensing autoinducer synthase, producing the protein MSCSLTSAGVDYGQRRSLLHVPDFLEKRLHAFDEAVKFSRTGKPVVVGNKPGQGSIILQSNDYLNVSMHPDISLAQIARLQNTEKELVMSAVFLHEGSDKELFENSMADFTGFESSILCQSGWSANIGLMQAIADQNTPVYIDFFTHMSLWEGIKSSGAPFYSFMHNDVEHLERLVKQHGKGIILVDSLYSTTGDFAPLVDIIDIATRYDCVSVVDESHSLGTHGDHGSGLVASLGLTGRVHFITASLAKAFAGRAGIIFCSKRFSQYFPFIAYPAIFSSTLLPHEIAGLAATLKVIIDGDERRKQLHAHAEYLREGLRGLGYSIASESQIIGLEPGEESNMEILRDALEDRNVYGSVFCAPATPKNRSLMRFSLHSSLEKDDLERVLAVCESIRDDVGMWNWKSTRRKKG; encoded by the coding sequence ATGAGCTGTTCTTTAACAAGTGCCGGAGTCGATTATGGACAGAGACGCTCTTTATTGCATGTTCCCGATTTTCTTGAAAAGCGTCTTCATGCTTTTGACGAAGCTGTAAAGTTCAGCAGAACAGGAAAACCTGTCGTAGTAGGCAATAAACCTGGCCAAGGATCAATTATTCTTCAAAGCAATGACTATCTGAATGTTTCCATGCATCCTGATATTTCGCTTGCCCAGATTGCCAGGCTTCAAAATACTGAGAAGGAACTGGTTATGTCGGCGGTGTTTCTTCATGAAGGGAGCGACAAGGAGTTATTTGAAAACTCCATGGCTGATTTTACGGGTTTTGAAAGTTCCATATTATGCCAGTCCGGATGGTCTGCAAATATCGGTCTCATGCAGGCAATTGCCGATCAGAATACGCCGGTTTATATCGATTTTTTCACACATATGTCTCTCTGGGAGGGGATTAAATCTTCCGGAGCACCTTTTTATTCTTTTATGCACAACGATGTCGAACATCTTGAACGGCTTGTGAAACAGCATGGTAAAGGTATTATTCTTGTGGACTCTCTCTATAGTACAACAGGAGACTTCGCTCCTCTCGTGGATATTATAGATATTGCGACCCGTTACGATTGCGTTTCAGTGGTTGATGAATCTCATTCGCTTGGTACTCATGGCGATCATGGCTCAGGTCTTGTTGCTTCGCTCGGGCTTACCGGGAGAGTTCATTTCATCACGGCAAGTCTTGCAAAAGCATTTGCCGGTCGGGCCGGTATTATTTTTTGTTCGAAGCGATTTTCTCAGTATTTCCCCTTTATCGCATATCCGGCCATTTTCAGCTCGACGTTACTTCCGCATGAAATCGCCGGATTGGCAGCCACACTGAAAGTCATTATCGATGGCGATGAGCGCCGTAAACAATTGCATGCGCATGCGGAATATCTTCGTGAAGGTCTACGCGGTCTCGGTTATTCGATTGCCAGCGAGTCGCAGATAATCGGGTTAGAGCCGGGAGAAGAGTCCAATATGGAGATTCTTCGCGATGCCCTTGAAGATAGGAATGTGTATGGATCTGTCTTTTGTGCGCCGGCAACTCCCAAAAACCGTTCCCTCATGCGCTTTTCCCTGCACAGCAGTCTTGAAAAGGATGATTTAGAGCGTGTTCTCGCTGTTTGCGAATCAATACGTGACGATGTGGGAATGTGGAACTGGAAGTCGACGAGGCGGAAAAAAGGATAG
- a CDS encoding SNF2-related protein yields the protein MNTTLTSYHAQYYAYELTRSRTADDQDKFTASLQDATVDLNPHQVEAALFAFKSPLSKGALLADEVGLGKTIEAGIILSQKWAERKRKLLIIAPANLRKQWNQELADKFFLPSTIIEAKSFNQIIRSGNLNPFEQNEILICSYQFARAKETWLRHIQWDLVIIDEAHRLRNVYRPDNKIGKSIKSALAHTQKVLLTATPLQNSLLELYGLVSIIDDYTFGDLKSFKTNYARIGGNEQYNDLKERLKPVCKRTLRRQVLEYISFTNRLAIVEEFYPYQEEQQLYDDVSDYLRSDKLYALPASQRHLMTMILRKLLSSSTFAIQGTLQKLATKLDAHLQGQTAIQLDDIAQDYEGFEELADEWAENDETKRNKPEPIPEEERPQALEEKQKLQQFAALASTIQKNSKGVKLLTALTKGFEKLQELGAAKKAIIFTESTRTQQYLKEILETQGYAGQIVLFNGTNNDTHSRAIYTDWMQHHAGTDRISGSHSADKRQAIVDWFRNEATIMIATEAAAEGINLQFCSLVVNYDLPWNPQRIEQRIGRCHRYGQKFDVVVINFLNKANAADQRVYQLLDQKFKLFSGVFGASDEVLGAIESGVDFEKRIARIYKECRTAQEIQEAFDALEATFEEEKQQKLDNTKLQLLENFDDEVHRKLRVNLQQGKEYLNLFEQRLWGITEWALNSSADFHPETYSFTLKANPFQNPAIHLGNYQLLKSATDRKKSEIDLAATANIYRIGHPLAQSVIESCKTRNPGSTHLLFDYANTLLKITVLEPLLGHSGWLTLSLLSISSFEKEEHLIFSGTTDDGTPLDGELCQKLFNLSAKEMETVTIPKETTATLNAIRTQQIQAILDNSMQRNARFFDDEYEKLDKWADDMKLSLEREIKDLDAGIRLRKAEARKLSDLESKVKERRHVKELEKLRDDKRRHLFEAQDQIESKKDGLLEDVEARMASRTEKETLFTIRWSLK from the coding sequence ATGAACACAACCCTCACCAGCTATCACGCGCAATACTATGCATACGAACTCACGCGAAGTCGTACCGCTGACGACCAGGACAAATTCACCGCATCCCTGCAAGACGCCACAGTTGACCTCAACCCCCACCAGGTAGAAGCCGCACTCTTTGCCTTCAAATCACCGCTCTCCAAAGGCGCACTGCTTGCAGACGAAGTAGGCCTCGGCAAAACCATAGAAGCCGGCATCATCCTCTCCCAGAAATGGGCGGAACGCAAACGCAAGCTTCTCATTATAGCCCCGGCAAACCTCCGGAAACAATGGAATCAGGAACTTGCCGACAAGTTTTTTCTGCCATCAACCATCATTGAAGCAAAATCCTTCAATCAGATTATCAGAAGTGGCAACCTGAACCCATTTGAACAGAATGAAATTCTCATCTGCTCATACCAGTTTGCTCGCGCTAAAGAAACCTGGCTCCGGCATATACAATGGGACCTTGTAATCATTGATGAAGCCCACCGCCTCAGGAACGTCTATCGCCCCGACAACAAAATCGGTAAATCCATCAAGTCGGCTCTTGCCCACACCCAAAAAGTCCTGCTCACCGCCACCCCTTTGCAGAACTCCCTGCTCGAACTCTACGGACTCGTCAGCATCATAGACGACTACACCTTCGGCGACCTCAAAAGCTTCAAAACCAACTACGCCCGCATCGGCGGCAACGAACAATACAACGACCTCAAAGAGCGCCTCAAACCGGTCTGCAAACGCACCCTCCGCCGTCAGGTACTCGAATACATAAGCTTCACCAACCGGCTGGCAATTGTCGAAGAATTCTACCCCTACCAAGAAGAACAGCAGCTCTACGACGACGTCTCCGACTACCTCAGAAGCGACAAACTCTATGCGCTCCCCGCAAGCCAGCGCCACCTCATGACCATGATTTTGAGGAAACTCCTCTCCTCATCAACCTTTGCCATACAAGGAACACTCCAGAAACTCGCCACCAAACTCGACGCGCACCTCCAAGGCCAAACCGCCATCCAGCTCGACGACATAGCCCAAGACTACGAAGGCTTTGAAGAACTCGCCGACGAATGGGCCGAAAATGACGAAACAAAGCGCAACAAACCCGAACCCATACCCGAAGAAGAACGCCCGCAAGCGCTCGAAGAAAAACAAAAACTCCAGCAATTCGCCGCACTTGCCAGCACCATCCAGAAAAACTCCAAAGGCGTTAAACTCCTTACAGCGCTCACCAAAGGCTTCGAAAAACTGCAGGAACTCGGTGCAGCAAAAAAAGCCATCATCTTCACCGAATCGACCCGAACCCAGCAATACCTCAAAGAAATCCTCGAAACCCAGGGCTATGCCGGTCAGATCGTCCTCTTCAACGGCACCAACAACGATACGCACTCCCGCGCCATCTATACAGACTGGATGCAGCACCATGCCGGCACCGACCGCATCAGCGGCTCACACAGCGCCGACAAACGCCAGGCAATCGTTGACTGGTTCCGCAACGAAGCCACCATCATGATCGCCACCGAAGCCGCAGCCGAAGGCATCAACCTCCAATTCTGCTCGCTCGTCGTCAACTACGACCTCCCCTGGAACCCCCAGCGCATAGAACAGCGCATTGGTCGCTGCCACCGCTACGGTCAGAAATTCGACGTCGTCGTCATCAACTTCCTCAACAAAGCCAACGCGGCCGACCAGAGAGTCTACCAGTTGCTCGATCAGAAATTCAAACTCTTCAGCGGAGTATTCGGTGCAAGCGACGAAGTGCTCGGAGCCATTGAAAGCGGAGTTGACTTCGAAAAACGCATTGCCAGAATTTACAAAGAGTGCCGAACCGCACAGGAAATTCAGGAAGCATTCGACGCACTCGAAGCAACCTTTGAAGAAGAGAAACAGCAGAAACTCGACAACACAAAACTGCAACTGCTCGAAAACTTCGACGACGAAGTTCACCGGAAACTCCGAGTCAACCTCCAGCAAGGCAAAGAATATCTCAATCTTTTCGAGCAACGCCTTTGGGGCATAACAGAATGGGCGCTCAACAGCAGCGCCGACTTCCATCCCGAAACATACTCATTCACCCTCAAAGCAAATCCATTTCAGAACCCTGCTATTCACCTTGGGAACTACCAGCTTCTGAAATCCGCAACCGATCGCAAAAAATCGGAAATCGACCTTGCCGCAACCGCCAACATCTACCGCATAGGCCACCCCCTTGCCCAATCCGTCATCGAAAGCTGCAAAACCCGCAACCCCGGCTCAACGCACCTGCTCTTCGACTACGCCAACACACTGCTGAAAATAACGGTACTCGAACCATTGCTTGGCCACTCGGGGTGGCTGACGCTCTCGCTCCTGAGCATCAGCTCATTCGAAAAAGAAGAACATCTCATCTTCTCAGGCACAACCGACGACGGAACGCCTCTCGATGGCGAACTCTGCCAGAAACTCTTCAACCTCTCCGCAAAAGAAATGGAGACGGTAACCATACCAAAAGAGACAACAGCAACCCTCAACGCCATCAGAACACAGCAGATACAGGCAATACTCGATAACTCCATGCAGCGCAACGCCCGTTTCTTCGACGACGAATACGAAAAACTCGACAAATGGGCTGACGACATGAAGCTCAGTCTTGAAAGGGAAATCAAAGACCTCGATGCAGGAATCAGGCTCCGCAAGGCAGAAGCCCGAAAACTCTCCGATCTCGAAAGCAAAGTAAAAGAACGCCGCCATGTCAAGGAACTCGAAAAACTTCGCGACGACAAACGGCGCCACCTTTTTGAAGCGCAAGACCAGATAGAAAGCAAAAAAGACGGATTACTCGAAGATGTTGAAGCAAGAATGGCGAGCCGCACAGAAAAAGAAACGCTCTTTACAATACGATGGTCATTAAAATAA
- a CDS encoding HigA family addiction module antitoxin — protein sequence MYKTKEDIAIAREIISCPGDTLAEHLEYTGMTQAELAERMGRPKKTINEIIQGKAQITPETALQLERVVSIPADFWMELERRYRLRLAEIDEAETLLQAKEWANRFPCKAMKNKGWIAFDGSSANAGKALLSFFNVASPEVYETFYHGQVYATAYRMSEKNSKDPYAVTAWLRQGERQAETLQVPDFDRKAFEAILQEIKKLVISGTDDFFPELQEQCRKAGVKVVHTPCLPKAPLHGSTRWVKGIPLIQLSNRLNRNDIFWFTFFHEAAHILKHNKKDVFVEGMEYSCNGKEKEAEANDFAEEILMSRQQEKEFIESGSFKKDDIRRFAAKIGTHPAIVTGRLANRRVLKQQMGNVYGFFKNVELKG from the coding sequence ATGTATAAAACAAAAGAAGATATTGCCATAGCCCGTGAAATCATCTCATGCCCCGGCGATACGCTTGCCGAGCATCTTGAATACACCGGCATGACCCAGGCCGAGTTGGCGGAACGGATGGGCAGGCCAAAAAAAACCATCAACGAAATCATACAGGGCAAAGCGCAGATAACCCCCGAAACAGCCCTTCAGCTTGAGCGGGTTGTCAGCATACCTGCTGACTTTTGGATGGAGCTTGAACGCCGCTATCGCCTTAGGCTTGCTGAAATTGACGAAGCAGAAACGCTGCTTCAGGCAAAAGAGTGGGCCAACAGGTTTCCCTGCAAGGCGATGAAAAACAAAGGATGGATTGCATTTGACGGAAGTTCCGCTAACGCGGGCAAAGCCCTGCTCTCCTTTTTTAACGTTGCAAGCCCCGAAGTGTATGAAACGTTCTATCACGGGCAGGTTTATGCAACAGCCTACCGCATGAGCGAAAAAAACAGCAAAGACCCATACGCTGTTACCGCATGGCTCCGACAGGGTGAACGGCAGGCCGAAACGCTACAGGTCCCAGATTTTGACAGAAAAGCTTTTGAGGCAATTTTGCAGGAAATAAAAAAGCTGGTCATCAGCGGCACCGATGATTTTTTCCCGGAGCTTCAGGAACAGTGCCGCAAAGCCGGAGTAAAGGTTGTACACACACCCTGCCTGCCAAAAGCCCCACTGCATGGTTCAACCCGGTGGGTAAAAGGCATCCCGCTTATTCAACTCTCAAACAGGTTGAACAGGAACGATATTTTCTGGTTCACCTTCTTCCACGAAGCCGCTCACATCCTCAAGCACAACAAAAAGGATGTCTTTGTCGAAGGAATGGAATACTCCTGCAACGGAAAAGAAAAAGAAGCCGAAGCCAACGACTTTGCCGAAGAGATTCTGATGAGCCGCCAGCAAGAAAAAGAGTTCATCGAGAGCGGATCCTTTAAAAAAGACGATATCCGGCGGTTCGCAGCCAAAATCGGCACCCACCCGGCAATTGTTACAGGACGACTGGCGAATCGACGCGTATTGAAACAGCAGATGGGCAACGTGTACGGTTTTTTTAAAAATGTTGAACTGAAAGGTTAA
- a CDS encoding ISL3 family transposase, whose protein sequence is MPSLTSHYHQLLGLPPNWNVENVTLSITGKQIEIRLVYTDKQAECPECGQLCKIYDHTSEQQWRHLDTMQFETIIVARLPRCKCKEHGVKTVRVPWAARHSRFTLMFESFAIELLMHCSSIKAASSMLNLNWHAVDEIMRRAVKRGLNRRESEAIAYLGIDKKSFKAGQHYVTTLNDLDKGRVLEVVEHRTNEAAKALLESLNKKQQEQVKAVSADMWKPYANAVEELLPNADLVHDRFHISKYLSEAVDAVRRKESRELDQAGDKRLVGSKYVWLRNPENMREQQKVELSNLMACEFKTSQAWALKNMFRYFWQLGDTDGASFFFEYWSRRVDEVGLTPLIEVKELLQRHFDHILTYFKHAITNAVSEGLNSKIQIVKASARGFHRFESYRNRILFYCGKLNMAISS, encoded by the coding sequence TTGCCAAGTCTTACGAGCCACTACCACCAATTGTTGGGTCTTCCTCCAAACTGGAATGTTGAGAACGTTACCTTATCGATCACGGGCAAGCAGATCGAGATCCGACTGGTTTATACCGACAAACAAGCTGAGTGTCCGGAATGCGGTCAATTATGCAAAATCTATGATCATACCAGTGAGCAACAGTGGCGTCATCTGGATACAATGCAGTTTGAGACGATCATTGTGGCTCGTTTACCCCGATGCAAATGCAAAGAACATGGGGTTAAAACCGTCAGGGTACCTTGGGCTGCAAGGCATTCGCGTTTCACCCTGATGTTCGAAAGCTTTGCCATTGAACTGTTGATGCACTGCTCGAGCATCAAGGCGGCGTCAAGTATGCTGAATTTAAACTGGCATGCCGTTGATGAAATCATGCGTCGAGCCGTCAAGCGTGGTCTGAATCGTCGGGAATCCGAAGCTATCGCATATCTGGGTATCGATAAAAAAAGCTTTAAGGCTGGTCAGCATTATGTGACGACCCTGAATGATCTGGATAAAGGCCGTGTACTTGAAGTGGTTGAACATCGAACCAACGAGGCAGCCAAAGCGTTGCTTGAATCACTGAACAAGAAGCAGCAAGAACAGGTTAAAGCGGTATCGGCTGACATGTGGAAGCCCTATGCCAATGCCGTTGAAGAGCTGTTACCAAATGCTGATCTGGTGCATGATCGTTTTCATATCAGCAAGTATCTCAGTGAAGCTGTAGATGCGGTGCGCCGCAAGGAATCCCGTGAATTGGATCAAGCCGGTGATAAGCGACTGGTTGGCTCGAAATATGTCTGGCTGCGCAATCCGGAAAACATGCGCGAACAACAAAAGGTCGAATTGAGCAACCTGATGGCCTGTGAATTCAAAACCAGTCAGGCATGGGCATTGAAAAACATGTTTCGGTACTTCTGGCAGCTTGGCGACACCGATGGTGCAAGTTTCTTTTTTGAATACTGGTCGAGGCGGGTCGATGAGGTAGGCCTAACTCCGTTGATCGAGGTCAAAGAACTGCTTCAGAGGCATTTCGACCATATTCTGACATATTTTAAACACGCCATTACCAATGCAGTTTCCGAAGGATTAAACAGCAAAATTCAGATTGTCAAAGCTTCAGCACGGGGATTTCACCGATTCGAGAGTTATCGAAACCGGATTTTGTTTTATTGCGGTAAACTCAATATGGCGATCAGTTCATGA